One window from the genome of Rhea pennata isolate bPtePen1 chromosome 16, bPtePen1.pri, whole genome shotgun sequence encodes:
- the SAMD10 gene encoding sterile alpha motif domain-containing protein 10: MQPGCPALCCVPAVPGSHGALQQAARLGFCRSLLEHTVSAENLSYRRQRNPGSSLTWHDGRSQRAEGGRAVKLLRQPGTEGSQGRACEHYGIYHTSPTLGSLSKPAVLWTQQDVCKWLKKHCPHNYLVYVEAFSHHAITGRALLRLNGEKLQRMGIAHESQRQEVLQQVLQLQVREEVRNLQLLSQASFGNVS; this comes from the exons ATGCAGCCCGGCTGCCCGGCGCTGTGCTGCGTCCCGGCCGTGCCCGGCTCGCACGGCGCCCTGCAGCAAG CCGCCCGCCTCGGCTTCTGCCGCAGCCTCCTGGAGCACACGGTGTCCGCCGAAAACCTCAGCTACCGCCGGCAGAGGAACCCGGGCAGCAGCCTCACCTGGCACGACGGCCGGAGCCAGCGGGCCGAGGGCGGCCGCGCCGTCAAGCTCCTGCGGCAGCCGGGCACCGAGGGCTCCCAG GGCCGGGCCTGCGAGCACTATGGCATCTACCACACCAGCCCCACGCTAGGCAGCCTTAGCAAGCCGGCGGTGCTCTGGACCCAGCAGGACGTGTGCAAGTGGCTAAAGAAACACTGCCCACATAACTATCTCGTCTACGTGGAGGCGTTTTCCCACCATGCCATCACAG GTCGGGCGCTGCTGCGGCTCAACGGGGAGAAGCTGCAGCGCATGGGCATCGCTCACGAGTCGCAGCGGCAGGAGGTCCTGCAGCAGGTCCTGCAGCTCCAGGTGCGCGAGGAGGTCCGAAACCTGCAGCTGCTCAGCCAAG CTTCTTTCGGCAACGTCTCCTAG